One genomic segment of Gasterosteus aculeatus chromosome 6, fGasAcu3.hap1.1, whole genome shotgun sequence includes these proteins:
- the zswim8 gene encoding zinc finger SWIM domain-containing protein 8 isoform X1: MELMFAEWEDGERFSFEDSDRFEEDSLCSFISEAESLCQNWRGWRKQSAGPNSPTVKIKDGQVIPLVELSAKQVAFHIPFEVVEKVYPPVPEQLQLRIAYWSFPENEEDIRLYSCLANGSPDEFQRGEQLYRIRAVKDPLQIGFHLSATVVTSQSGQSKGAYNVAVMFDRCRITSCSCTCGAGAKWCAHVVALCLFRIHNASAVCLRAPVSESLSRLQRDQLQKFAQYLISELPQQILPTAQRLLDELLSSQSTAINTVCGAPDPTAGPSASDQSTWYLDESTLSDNIKKTLHKFCGPSPVVFSDVNSMYLSSTEPPAAAEWACLLRPLRGREPEGIWNLLSIVREMFKRRDSNAAPLLEILTEQCLTYEQIISWWYSVRTSASHSSASGHTGRSNGQSEVAAHACASMCDEMVVLWRLAVLDPTMSPCRRLELAGQLKQWHLKVIEIVKRGQHRKSLDKLFQGFKPAVESCYFNWEGAYPLDGITYCSADRKSATFCWSRAVQHQRGVKAAAGLGGEPPEPGGGGRADGGAGGDYKGRGHLSQQEVAVRPKETVLTKRKGLSVSGGGGMLVRLGGGVSLSLEDGGGKCVYKGPGSSSGGKLKLPPGGGKGASVGGAGGGGGMGGGKHAGTKRRTSSEDSSLEPDLAELSLDDGCSLALGAEASNTFEFLPPPPEMLPSPSPLLRDSRKYSNGNSSGGGKTFEAKRVGHASAGAPAVEPAPPHTVLVVMDTPSAVERDGALVAAPVNSKDEDVDSAGSNQPSASTSAVRSAATPPSAKLQRARREAAPAGAAAAAAAARGPANQGAEAAGGEAVGEDDYQAYYLSAASEEGADRQLADNHQEEEPDIFAGMKPLEQEGRMEVLFACAEALHAHGYSNEACRLAVELARDLLANPPDLKVEQPQTKGKKSKVSTSRQTQVATNTLSKAAFLLTVLSERLELHNLAFSTGMFSLELQRPPASTKALEVKLAYQESEVVSLLKKIPLGLVEMTAIRERGEQLRDGNFCDYRPVLPLMLASFIFDVLCTPVCAVVSPTGSRPPSRNRNTEMPGDEELGFEAAVAALGMKTTVSEAEHPLLCEGTRRVKGDLALALMITYKDDHSKLKKILDKLLDRESQTHKPQTLSSFYSSKPAAGSQRSPSKHAAAGHSSASAGVSRHAPPSSSAATASSASAAAPVSDASTSQAHLNAAQNNSTAGESAAETRERAAEGPPPSGEQQNEAAPFKEATVPSRLALGARCGYNQRCWGSPVRQKKKHTGMASIDSSAPETTSDSSPTLSRRPLRAGWAATSWGRGQDSDSISSSSSDSLGSSSSSGSRRAGGGARAKSTDTSRYKGRRPECHAPHVPNQPSEAAAHFYFELAKTVLIKAGGNSSTSIFTQPSASGGHQGPHRNLHLCAFEIGLYALGLHNFVSPNWLSRTYSSHVSWITGQAMEIGSAALNILVECWDGHLTPPEVASLADRASRARDPNMVRAAAELALSCLPHAHALNPNEIQRALVQCKEQDNMMLEKACMAVEEAAKGGGVYPEVLFEVAHQWYWLYEQSVGGGSGPQRETSGRCGANGGSGRRPLETSCVVLDAGGNMESAGVATVTASVTTAAVVPVISVGSTIYQSHGMPGQAIAHAHSQGLHPYTTIQAHLPTVCTPQYLGHPLQHIPRPAVFPVAGAAYPQGMHPAFIGAQYPFSVATGPQPPMAATAVTFPGVPVPSMTQIAVHPYHAETGLPLGTTVAGQESAGRLNPAAVIVRGSAGMHCSFGLSCFTVGSVHTGPTIQAIQGTALTSLSSQPGSLVSTPFPIEDEQHSQPISQQGLHYLHSAYRVGMLALEMLGRRAHNDHPNNFSRSPPYTEDVKWLLGLAARLGVNYVYQFCVGAAKGVLSPFVLQEIIMEALQRLNPAHIHAHLRTPAFHQLVQRCQQAYMQYIHHRLIHLTPADYDDFVNIIRSARGAFCLTPVGMMQFNDVLQNLKRGKQTKELWQRISLEMATFSP; encoded by the exons ATGGAACTGATGTTCGCCGAGTGGGAGGATGGGGAGAGGTTCTCCTTCGAAGACTCGGACCGGTTCGAGGAGGACTCCCTGTGCTCCTTCATCTCCGAGGCCGAGAGCCTCTGTCAGAACTGGAGGGGCTGGAGGAAGCAGTCTGCCGGACCCAACTCCCCCACTGTCAAGATCAAAG ACGGTCAGGTGATTCCTCTGGTGGAGTTGTCAGCCAAGCAGGTGGCGTTCCACATCCCGTTTGAGGTGGTGGAGAAAGTTTACCCCCCCGTCCCGGAACAGCTGCAGCTCCGCATCGCCTACTGGAGCTTCCCCGAGAATGAGGAGGACATCAG GTTATATTCCTGCCTGGCTAATGGGAGTCCGGATGAATTCCAACGTGGAGAGCAGCTCTACAGGATCCGGGCCGTCAAAGACCCTCTGCAGATCG GTTTCCATCTGAGCGCCACAGTGGTGACCAGCCAGTCCGGCCAGTCCAAAGGCGCTTACAACGTGGCGGTCATGTTCGATCGCTGCCGCATCAcctcctgcagctgcacctGTGGCGCCGGGGCCAAGTGGTGCGCCCACGTGGTGGCTCTCTGCCTCTTCAGGATCCACAAT GCATCAGCAGTGTGTCTCAGGGCTCCGGTCTCTGAGTCTTTGTCCAGGCTGCAGAGGGACCAGCTCCAGAAGTTTGCCCAGTACCTCATCAGTGAGCTGCCTCAGCAG ATCCTCCCCACGGCTCAGCGCCTGCTGGATGAGCTGCTGTCCTCTCAGTCCACCGCCATCAACACCGTGTGTGGGGCTCCAG acccaACCGCAGGCCCTTCAGCATCCGACCAGAGCACCTGGTATTTGGACGAGTCGACCCTCAGCGACAACATAAAAAAGACTCTGCACAAGTTCTGTGGGCCGTCACCTGTCGTCTTCAG TGATGTAAACTCCATGTACTTGTCGTCGACGGAGCCTCCGGCGGCCGCCGAGTGGGCGTGTCTGCTGCGGCCTCTGAGGGGCCGAGAGCCGGAGGGCATTTGGAACCTTCTGTCCATCGTCAGGGAGATGTTCAAGAGACGAGACAGCAACGCCGCCCCGCTGCTTGAGATTCTCACTGAGCAGTGTCTCACCTATGAGCAG atcatCAGCTGGTGGTACAGCGTGCGGACCTCGGCGTCCCACAGCAGCGCCAGCGGCCACACCGGACGCAGCAACGGCCAGTCGGAGGTGGCGGCTCACGCCTGTGCCAGCATGTGTGACGAGATGGTGGTGCTGTGGAGGCTGGCGGTGCTGGACCCCACCATGAGCCCCTGCAG GCGCCTGGAACTAGCAGGCCAGCTGAAGCAGTGGCATTTGAAAGTTATAGAGATCGTGAAGCGGGGGCAACATCGCAAGTCCCTGGACAAACTGTTCCAGGGCTTCAAGCCCGCTGTGGAGTCGTGCTATTTCAACTGGGAGGGGGCCTACCCGCTGGACGGCATCACCTACTGCAGTGCCGATCGGAAGAGCGCCACTTTCTGCTGGTCCAGAGCAGTGCAGCACCAGAGAGGCGTCAAAGCTGCTGCAGGGTTGGGCGGAGAGCCGCCAGAacccgggggagggggcagagccGACGGCGGAGCTGGGGGAGATTATAAAGGGAGGGGTCACTTGTCCCAACAGGAGGTGGCGGTGCGTCCCAAGGAGACCGTCCTGACCAAGAGGAAAGGCCTGTCGGTGagcggagggggagggatgcTGGTGCgcctgggagggggggtctccctgtctctggaggacggaggagggaagTGCGTGTACAAGGGGCCGGGCTCCTCCTCCGGAGGGAAGCTGAAACTGCCGCCGGGAGGCGGGAAGGGGGCCTCTGTGGGAGGTGCGGGAGGAGGTGGCGGGATGGGCGGGGGGAAGCACGCCGGCACCAAGCGGAGAACCAGCAGTGAAGACAGCTCGCTGGAGCCCGACCTGGCCGAGCTCAGCCTGGACGACGGGTGCAGTCTGGCTCTGGGCGCCGAGGCCAGCAACACGTTTGAGTTCCTCCCCCCGCCGCCGGAGATGCTGCCCTCCCCGAGCCCGCTGCTGCGAGACTCGCGCAAGTATAGCAACGGCAacagcagcggggggggcaAAACGTTTGAGGCCAAGCGCGTCGGCCACGCCTCCGCCGGCGCCCCCGCCGTGGAGCCCGCTCCGCCGCACACCGTGCTGGTGGTCATGGACACGCCCAGCGCGGTGGAGAGGGACGGGGCGCTGGTGGCCGCGCCGGTCAACAGCAAAGACGAAGACGTAGACTCTGCTGGCAGTAACCAGCCGTCCGCCTCCACCTCCGCGGTGAGATCGGCCGCCACGCCACCGTCTGCCAAGCTGCAACGGGCCCGCCGGGAGGCGGCGCCGGCCggagcagcagccgccgccgccgccgcacgtGGGCCGGCCAATCAGGGAGCAGAGGCAGCGGGAGGAGAGGCGGTGGGGGAGGACGACTATCAAGCGTACTACCTGAGTGCCGCCTCGGAGGAGGGAGCGGACAGACAGCTGGCTGACAAccaccaggaggaggagccggacaTCTTCGCAGGGATGAAGCCGTTGGAGCAGGAGGGCCGCATGGAG gtgctgTTTGCGTGTGCCGAGGCCCTCCACGCTCATGGCTACAGTAATGAGGCGTGCCGGCTGGCCGTGGAGCTGGCCAGAGACCTGCTAGCCAATCCTCCAGACCTCAAGGTGGAACAGCCACAGACTAAG GGTAAGAAGAGCAAGGTGTCCACCAGCCGTCAGACGCAGGTGGCCACCAACACGCTGTCCAAGGCTGCCTTCCTCCTCACTGTCCTCAGTGAGCGGCTGGAGCTCCACAACCTGGCCTTCAGCACCGGCATGTTCTCCCTGGAGCTCCAGAGACCACCGGCGTCCACCAAAGCTCTGGAG GTGAAGCTGGCCTACCAGGAGTCCGAGGTGGTGTCTCTGTTGAAGAAGATCCCGCTGGGCCTGGTGGAGATGACGGCCATCCGAGAGCGCGGCGAGCAGCTCCGAGACGGAAACTTCTGTGACTACAGACCTGTGCTGCCGCTCATGTTGGCCAGCTTCATCTTTGATGTTCTGTGCACCCCA GTTTGTGCAGTTGTGTCCCCAACGGGTTCCCGTCCACCGAGCCGCAACCGTAACACCGAGATGCCCGGCGACGAGGAGCTGGGCTTCGAGGCCGCGGTCGCCGCTCTCG GTATGAAGACCACAGTGAGCGAGGCGGAGCATCCTCTGCTGTGTGAAGGAACTAGGCGGGTGAAAGGGGACCTGGCGCTGGCTCTGATGATCACCTATAAGGACGACCACAGCAAGCTGAAGAAG atactggataagttgTTGGACAGAGAGAGTCAGACCCACAAGCCCCAGACTCTGAGCTCCTTCTACTCCAGCAAGCCGGCAGCCGGCAGCCAGCGCAGCCCCTCCAAACACGCTGCCGCCGGTCACAGCAGCGCGAGCGCCGGCGTCTCCAGACACGCGCCGCCGTCTTCATCCGCAGCGACGGCCTCTTCTGCCTCCGCCGCGGCGCCGGTCAGTGACGCGTCGACCAGCCAGGCCCATCTCAACGCAGCGCAGAACAACAGCACAGCGGGGGAGAGCGCTGCTGAGACCAGGGAGCGAG CAGCAGAGGGGCCTCCTCCATCAGGGGAGCAGCAGAATGAAGCGGCCCCCTTTAAGGAGGCCACAGTGCCCAGTCGGCTGGCATTGGGGGCCCGCTGCGGCTACAATCAGCGCTGCTGGGGCTCTCCGGTCCgccagaagaagaaacacaccG GCATGGCGAGCATCGACAGCAGCGCTCCGGAGACCACCTCGGACAGCTCGCCCACTCTCAGCCGCCGGCCGCTCCGGGCCGGCTGGGCGGCCACGTCCTGGGGGCGGGGCCAGGACAGTGACAGCATCAGCAGCTCCTCGTCTGACTCGCTtggctcctcgtcctccagcgGCTCGCGCCgggcagggggcggggccagggcCAAGAGCACCGACACCAGCAG GTACAAAGGGCGGCGTCCAGAGTGCCATGCCCCCCACGTGCCCAACCAGCCGTCGGAGGCAGCAGCCCATTTTTACTTTGAGCTGGCCAAGACGGTGCTGATCAAAGCCGGGGGGAACTCCTCCACGTCCATTTTcactcagccctcagccagcgGGGGCCACCAGGGACCCCACAGAAACCTGCACCTGTGTGCCTTTGAGATTGGCCTGTACGCGCTTGGCCTCCACAACTTTGTCTCGCCCAACTGGCTGTCCAGGACCTACTCCTCCCATGTGTCCTGGATCACTG gccAGGCCATGGAGATCGGCAGCGCCGCCCTCAACATTTTGGTGGAGTGTTGGGACGGTCACCTCACCCCTCCAGAGGTGGCGTCCCTGGCCGACCGAGCATCGCGGGCCAGAGACCCCAACATGGTCCGGGCGGCGGCGGAGCTGGCCCTGAGCTGCTTGCCTCACGCTCACGCCCTCAACCCCAACGAGATCCAGAGAGCGCTGGTGCAGTGCAAAGAGCAG GACAACATGATGCTGGAGAAGGCCTGCATGGCAGTGGAGGAAGCCGCCAAGGGGGGAGGTGTGTACCCCGAGGTTCTGTTCGAGGTGGCTCACCAGTGGTACTGGCTGTACGAGCAGTCAGTGGGCGGGGGCTCAGGCCCGCAGCGCGAGACCTCCGGGCGCTGCGGGGCCAACGGCGGCTCAGGGAGGAGGCCCCTGGAGACCAGCTGCGTGGTCCTGGACGCCGGCGGCAACATGGAGTCGGCGGGGGTGGCGACGGTCACGGCCTCGGTCACCACGGCGGCCGTCGTGCCCGTCATCTCCGTGGGCTCCACCATCTACCAGTCCCACGGCATGCCGGGCCAGGCCATAGCCCATGCCCACAGCCAGGGCCTCCACCCCTACACCACCATCCAGGCCCATCTCCCCACCGTGTGCACCCCCCAGTACCTGGGACACCCTCTGCAGCACATTCCCCGACCCGCCGTCTTCCCCGTGGCTGGTGCTGCATACCCACAG GGAATGCACCCGGCCTTCATCGGGGCGCAGTACCCGTTCTCAGTGGCCACTGGCCCGCAGCCTCCGATGGCAGCCACGGCTGTGACCTTCCCCGGTGTCCCCGTACCGTCCATGACTCAGATCGCCGTCCACCCGTACCACGCCGAGACGGGCCTGCCCCTCGGCACCACCGTAGCAGGTCAGGAGAGCGCCGGGCGTTTAAATCCAGCAGCTGTCATTGTACGTGGCTCGGCCGGGATGCACTGCAGCTTTGGCCTGTCGTGTTTTACAGTAGGCAGCGTCCACACGGGCCCCACAATCCAGGCCATCCAGGGGACGGCCCtgacctccctctcctcccagcCCGGCTCATTGGTCAGCACTCCTTTCCCAATAGAGGATGAGCAGCACAGCCAGCCAATCAGCCAGCAGGGCCTGCACTACCTGCATTCTGCCTACAGAGTTG GCATGCTGGCATTGGAGATGCTCGGCAGGAGGGCCCACAACGACCACCCGAACAACTTCTCCAGGAGCCCGCCTTACACCGAGGACGTCAAATGGCTGCTGGGACTGGCTGCGAGGCTCG GAGTCAACTACGTGTACCAGTTCTGTGTTGGAGCAGCAAAAGGTGTCCTGAGTCCGTTCGTCCTACAGGAGATCATCATGGAGGCTCTTCAGAGGCTCAACCCCGCCCACATCCACGCCCACCTCCGAACGCCCGCTTTCCACCAGCTGGTCCAGCGCTGCCAACAGGCCTACATGCAG TACATCCACCACCGGCTCATCCACCTGACGCCGGCTGACTACGACGACTTTGTGAACATCATCCGCAGCGCTCGCGGCGCTTTCTGCCTGACGCCCGTGGGCATGATGCAGTTTAACGACGTGCTGCAGAACCTGAAGAGAGGCAAGCAGACCAAGGAGCTGTGGCAGCGCATCTCCCTGGAGATGGCAACCTTCTCCCCCTGA